In the genome of Synechococcus sp. CB0101, the window GGGTCGCAGCCACAGGGGGTGAAGGGATGGCATCGCAGCAGACGCCGCAAGGTGAGCCAGCTGCCCCTCCAGGGGCCGTGCCGCTCGATCGCCTCCAGGCCGTAGGCACTGCAGCTGGGGATGAAGCGGCAGCGCGGTGGCCCCAGCAGCGGCGAAATGAACAGGCGGTAAAAGCCGATCAAGGCCAGGAGCAACCGTTGCAGCAGCTGGTTCATGGGCGGCATGAGGGTGAAACCAGGGCCGAGCGATAGGATCGACAACTGGCGTGGCAACAGCCCGCTGGATGAGCTGTCTGCTTCGCGAGATTCTCGCAAGGCCGCTCCACCAGCCACGGCTCGCACCGCTCCATTGCCCAACCACACGGTTTTCTATGTCTCGCTACCGCGGCCCTCGCCTGAGGATTACGCGGCGCTTGGGAGACCTTCCCGGTCTCACCCGTAAGTCCGCCAAGCGGTCTTATCCCCCCGGTCAGCACGGCCAAGCCCGTCGCAAGCGCTCCGAATACGCCATCCGCCTCGAAGAGAAGCAGAAGCTTCGCTTCAACTACGGCATCTCCGAGCGTCAGCTCGTGCGCTACGTGAAGAAAGCGCGCGCCCAGGAGGGTTCCACCGGAACCAACCTGCTGAAGCTGCTCGAGAACCGTCTCGACAATGTGTGCTTCCGCCTCGGCTTCGGCCCCACCGTTCCCGGTGCCCGTCAGCTGGTGAACCATGGCCACGTGACCGTGAATGGTCGCGTCGTGGACATCCCCAGCTACCAGTGCAAGGCCGGTGATGTGGTCGCCATCCGCGAACGCAAGCAGAGCAAGAAGCTGGCCGAAGGCAACCTGGAGTTCCCGGGTCTGGCCAACATTCCTCCTCACCTCGAGCTCGACAAGAACAAGCTGACCGCCAAGGTGATCAGCAAGTGCGAGCGCGAGTGGGTCGCTCTGGAAATCAACGAACTGCTGGTGGTGGAGTTCTACTCCCGCAAGGTCTGATCCTCAGACACCCCTTCAGCAGCAAGGCAAAGCCCCCGCCAAAGCGGGGGCTTTTTTATGCGGTTTCTACTCGCAGCTGATCAGTCGCCACAGAACTCCTTCACCCAGGCGATGGCATCACTCTTCGAAATACCTTTGTAGTCCACGTTGTAGGAGCCGTCCTCGGTGCAGGCTCCGTTCACGAACGAACCGTCGTTCCAGAACACAGCCATGTGGTAACCGTCGTCGCACACTTTGATTGGTTCACCGCCATCATCCACATCGGCTTCACATTCACCGGCTTTCCATTGCTCTGCAGAGACTGGCGACACCAAAGGCATTCCGGGCGCTATAGCGAGCACAGATGCAGTCACCAACCCTGCAATCAACCGGCGAGGAAGACGGGAAGACGAATGAGAGCCAAGTCTGTTGACACGTAAGGCCATGCAAGGCAACCGCACTTATGCAACCACAATCTTGGTTAGGAATTTTGCATGCACCGTTTCTTGTGCTGAATGAATGCTGGATTGGAACAACTCTCGAAATCCAGCCAGGCTCGCGTCTTTGTAGCAGGCCTCTAAGCCGACACCCTCATCCAGCAATCAGGGTCTCGAGCGCAGCCGTCACATCTGGCTGGCGCATCAGCGACTCACCCACCAGAACGGCATCCGCTCCGGCGCTTTGCACGCGATCGAGATCGTCGCGGCTGAACAGACCCGACTCGCTCACCAGCAGGCAGCCCTTGGCGCGGATCTGATCGCCGTAGCGCTCGGTGAGCTGCTCGGTGGTGGCCAGATCGGTTTCGAAGCTGGCGAGGTTGCGGTTGTTGATGCCGATTAGCTGCACGCCATCCAGGGCGAGCACCCGCTCGAGCTCGGCGGCATCGTGCACTTCAACCAGCACAGTCAGCCCAAGGCTGCGGGCCACCTTGAGTAGGTAGGCCATGTCCTGATCGGTGAGGATCGCCGCAATCAACAGTGCTGCATCGGCACCGGCGGCACGGGCCTGATACAGCTGATAGGGGGTGAGGATGAAGTCCTTGCACAGCAAGGGCAAGTCCACCACCTGGCGCACTTGCACCAGCACCTCAAATCCGCCCTGGAAGAACTGCTTATCGGTGAGAACTGAGAGGCAGCTGGCCCCACCGGCGGCATACCCCTGAGCAATCGCTTCAGGGTCAAAGTCTTCACGAATCACTCCTTTGCTGGGGCTGGCTTTCTTCACCTCAGCAATCACAGCCGGCTTGCGGCAAGCCGCTTTCAGAGCCGCCAGGAAGTCACGGGTGGGTGGGAGCTCAGCAACCTGCTTTTTGAGTTGCTCAAGGCTGACGCGATCCCGCGCCGAGGTGACCTCGCGATCTTTTTCCCAGACGATCTTTTCGAGGATGTTGCGGGGTTCGCTCTCCTCATGGGGGATGGCGTACTCCAGGTGAGCCACCTTCACCTTGGGGTTGGGCGGCCGGCGACGAATCTCCATCACTTCAGGCTCCCACGGCCATGGCGGCCTGCTTGTAGGCCACTTCCACCACTTCGCTGAGGGTGGGGTGGGTGTGCACCTCCGTCACCAGCTGCTTCACGCTCTGGCGGCGCGCCACGGCATTGGCGATCTCCTGGATCAGATCAGCGGCGTGCAGGCCATAGATGTGGGCACCCAGCACCTCGCCGGTGCTCTTGTTGAACAGCAGCTTCATCAGGCCATCGCTCTCCAGCTCCGCCAGGGCTTTGGAGTTGGCCTTGAAGTAGCTGCGCACCGAGCCCAGCTCAAAGCCTTCCTTGGCCGCGAGCTCCTTGGCGTCGGCTTCGCTCAAGCCCACCGAGCTGATCTCGGGATGGGTAAAGGTGGCCGCTGGAATCGAGCGGTAATCGATCTGGCGGGGGTGGCCCAGGATGTTGTCCACGGCCACGGTGCCCTGGGCAGCGGCGGTGTGGGCAAGCATCATCTTTCCGGTTACATCTCCCACCGCCCAAAGGTGGGGCACGGGTGCACCGTTCACCAGCACCCGCATCGCGTCATCCACCGGAATGAAGCCGCGGTTGGTTTCAATGCCGCAGGCCTCCAGGTTCAGGCCCTTGCTACTGGGCACACGGCCGGTGGCCACCAGCACCGCATCCACCTCCAGGGTTTCCACGGGCTCTTTGGTCTGCATATCCACCAGCTCGATCTGCACCGGCGCGCCGGGCTTGATCGACTTGGCCAACACGCCGGAGCGAGCATCGATGTCGCGGCCGTCGATCAGGTTGCGGGCAGCGATCTTGGCGATATCGGGATCGAAGGTGGGCATCACCCGATCCAGGGCCTCGATCATCGTCACCTCACAGCCCAAGGCCGTGTACACATCGGCGAATTCCAGGCCGATATAGCCGCTGCCGATGATCGCCAGCCAGCGGGGTAGCCATTCGAGGCTCACCGCTTCGTCGCTGGTGAACACGGTGCGGCCATCGGTTTCGATGCCAGGCGGAACAAACGGATCAGAACCGGTGGCGATGATCACGTCGCGGCCGCTGAGCACCCGGTCGACACCATTGATCTCCCGCACTCCCACCTTCTGGGGGCCCTCAAGGCGGCCAGCGCCACGGATGATCGTGACGCCAGCACGCTCCAGGGTTTTGGTGAGGTTGCCGCGAATCGTGGCCACCAGCTGATTGGCGTGATCAGCAATCTTCTGGCGCTCGAACCGCACCGGCGCGGCATGAATCCCGAAGCCCTTGAGGTGCTCGGCATCGGCCAGCTCGCGTACGCGGCCGCTGGCGGCCAGAAGCGCCTTGGAAGGCACGCAGCCGCGGTTCACGCAGGTGCCGCCCATGTCGCGGCTTTCGATGATGGCGGTGCGCAGGCCGTGCTCGGCAGCGTGCTTGGCCGCATCGAAACCGCCGTAGCCGGCGCCGATGACGATCACATCAAAGTCGAAGCTGCCGTCGCTCACCGGTTGCCTGCTCAGTTGGCAGGCATTCTCTCCTGTCAGCCCCCCTGCTGCCGCCAGCGCTCCAGCAGCAGCGGCGCGGCCGCCACCGCCACATTCAGCGATTCCACCGCCGCGCTGTGGGGAATGGTGATGCGATGGGTAGCCAAGGCCGCCAGCTGCGGGTGTAGCCCCGCGCCTTCATTCCCCAGCAGCAGCACCGTGGGACGCGTCCAGTCGAGCTGCCAATAGGGCTGCACGCCGGGCTGAACAAGCGTGGCGGCCAGCTGCCGGCCCGCCGCCACAGCCCGCTCCAGCAGGGGCAGCAGTTCCGAGCGATCGCTGAGCCGCAGCAGCGGCAGGGCCAGAGCGGCACCCGCTGAGGCGCGCAGCACCTTGGGCTGGAGCGGATCGGCGCCACCGCCAAGCCACACCTCATCCACCCCGGCAGCCAACGCCGTTCGCAGCAACGTGCCGAGATTGCCGGGATCCTGGAGCTGATCCAGCGCCAGCACAAAAGCCCCATCGCCCCGAGCAACGGGCAGGGCCTGCCGAGCCAGGGTGGCGACCACGCCATCCGGATGATCGGTGGTCGCCACCGCCTCCATCACCTCCTCGCCCACCGGCTGCAGCGGCAGATCTTGATCCGCCAGCAGGGCGCCATGGCGCTCGATCCAGGCAGGGGTGGCCAGCAGCTGCTCGGGCTGAAGCCCCAGCCGCAGCAGTTCTTGGAGTTGATGGGTGCCCTCCAGCAGCAGCAACCCCTGCTCACGGCGCCCCTTGGGCTGGTGCAGCGCCCGCAGGCGACCCACCAGCGGATTGCGCCGGCTGGTGATCAGCTCCATCAGAAGGTTTCGTGGCGGCGCACGTGCAGCCCATCACCCACTTCGAGGCTGGCATCCTTCAACTCAAGCCCCCGCACTGCCGCCACTTCACCCTTGAGCCCCTCCGCGGTGAGGTTGCTGATCAATTCCTTGATGATCACGTCCTCCACCGTTTTTTCATCGAGGGAGTCGGGTGTGAGCGCCTCGAGAAAACGACCAATCTTCGCTGCCACCACTTCAGGGGCATTGGTGATTTTGAGAACGAGCATCGCGACGGTGCAGCAACAACGATCAAAGCAGCTGTAGGGGTGCAGCTGTCTTGCCGTAAAGGCTGACAACGATGCCGAACGGCAGCAAGCAAGAGCAGGAAAGCAACAAAAAAGCTCCCCTAGTTGAGGAGAGCTTTCAAAGTGCGGATGGGGAGACTTGAACTCCCACGACATTGCTGCCACTAGTACCTGAAACTAGCGCGTCTACCAATTCCGCCACATCCGCAGGGGCTGGCGTGTCGCGTCAGCGACCCCGGAAATGTACCCCATCAAGGGGGGCGCCCCCTGGGCCAAGCCAGTTCCAGCGCCGGACGTCTTGCCGGTCTCAGAACAGGTTGTCAGGATGAGGCCCCTAAGGCGGGACGCCCGAAGCCATGACTGTGACCGCTGTCCCGTCTCAACAGATTCTCAACCCCCAGCTTGAGATCGCGGGCAATCGCCGTCTGTCGGGAGAGCTGCGCGTCAGTGGTGCCAAGAATTCAGCCCTGGTGCTGATGGCGGCCAGCCTGCTCACCGAAGATCAGTTGCGGCTGCGCAACGTGCCGCCTCTCACCGACATCCAAGGGATGGGAGACATCCTCAGTTCCCTGGGGGTGAAGGTGCGCCGCAATGGCGAAAGCCTCGAAATGAATGGCTCGGGACTGAGCCAATCGGCCCCGCCCTACGAGCTGGTGAACAGCCTGCGGGCCAGCTTCTTCTGCATCGGCCCCCTGCTGGCACGGTTGGGCATCGCCCGCGTTCCCCTGCCCGGTGGTTGCCAGATCGGCACCCGCCCGGTGGTGGAGCACGTGAAGGGCCTCAAAGCCCTGGGCGCCCAGGTGACGATCGAGCACGGGGTGGTGTCGGCCGTGGTGCCAGGCCGCGGCCATCGCCTCAAGGGAGGCCGCATCCACCTCGATTGCCCCAGCGTGGGCGCGACCGAGACCCTGATGATGGCTGCCGCCCTCGCCGAGGGTGAAACGGTAATCGAAAACGCCGCTCTCGAGCCCGAGGTGGTAGATCTGGCCGGCTTGCTGCTGGCCATGGGCGCCAAGGTGCGCGGCGCGGGCACGCCCACCATCACGATCGTGGGCGTGGAGCGCCTGCACGGTGCCGATTACGCCGTGATCCCCGATCGCATCGAGGCCGGAACCTTCCTGTTGGCCGCCGCCATCACCCGTTCCACGCTCACCGTGGGCCCGGTGATCACCGATCACCTGCGCGCGGTGCTCACCAAGCTCGAAGAAGCGGGCTGCAAACTCAACATCGACGGCACGTTGGTCACGATCAGCGCCGACGAGATCCGGGCCGTGGATCTGCGCACCCAACCCTTCCCCGGCTTCCCCACCGACCTGCAGGCACCCTTCATGAGCCTGCTGGCCACGGCCCAGGGCACCAGCGTGATCACCGAAAACATTTTCGAAAACCGGATGCAGCACGTGGCTGAGCTGCAACGCATGGGTGCAGCGATCCGCGTTCAGGGCAGCACCGCCTTTGTGGAAGGCGTGGCACGCCTCAGCGGTGCACCGGTGCAGGGCAGCGACCTGCGGGCCTCCGCCGCCATGGTGCTGGCGGGCCTAGCCGCTGAAGGCATCACCTCGGTGCAGGGCTTGGAATACCTCGATCGCGGCTACGCCGACTTCGAGGGCAAGCTCAATCGCGTCGGTGCCTCGATCCGCCGCGTGGGCTGAAGGCTGACCCCTAAAGTCAGCCACGCGGGAGCGTGCCGGAATTGGTAGACGGACTCGACTCAAAATCGAGCGCCTTCGGGCATGTGGGTTCAAGTCCCACCGCTCCTATGACCCCGCCCCCTCGCATCAGCCCCGCCACATCGGCGGTGATGCAGACCTACGGGCGGTTCCCCCTCGAACTCGTACGCGGCCGCGGCGTGTGGGTGTGGGACAGCCAGGGCCGCCGCTACCTCGATGGGGTGGCGGGTATCGCTGTGTGCACCCTCGGCCACAGCAGTGCTGTGATGCGCCGGGCCCTGGGCCGGCAGCTGCGCAAGCTGCAGCACGTGTCGAACCTGTATCGCATTCCCGAGCAGGAACAACTGGCCGCCTGGATCACCGCCAACAGCTGTGCCGATGCGGTGTTCTTCTGCAACTCCGGCGCCGAAGCCAACGAGGGCGCCATCAAGTTGGCCCGCAAACACGGGCATCAAGTGCGTGGCATCGGCCAAGAAGCAGGCGGCCCGCTGATCCTCACCGCCCAAGCCAGCTTCCATGGCCGCACCCTGGCGGCGGTCACCGCCACCGGCCAGCCCAAATATCACCAGGGCTTTGAGCCGATGGTGCAAGGCTTCCGCTACTTCCCCTACAACGACACCGCCGCCTTTGAGGCCCTGCTGGCGGAATGCGAACGGAACGGTCCACGGGTGGCCGCCGTGATGCTCGAGCCACTCCAGGGCGAAGGCGGCGTGAACCCCGGGAACCAGGCCTTCTTCCGGCGGGTGCGGGAGCTGTGCGATCAGCACAACATCCTGCTGATCTTTGATGAAGTGCAGGTGGGCGTGGGCCGCACCGGTCGCCTCTGGGGCTACCAGAAGCTCGGCGTGGAGCCCGATGCCTTCACCCTGGCCAAGGGGCTGGGTGGCGGCTTCCCCATCGGTGCCCTCTGTGTGAAAGCCGCAGCCGATCACCTCAAAGCCGGTGAGCACGCCAGCACCTTCGGCGGCAATCCAATGGCCTGCCGCGCCGGCCTCACCGTGGCCGAAGAGCTGGTGCGCCGCAACCTGCCCGCCCATGCCGAAGCAATGGGTCAGCTGCTGCAGGAGCAGCTCGCCGGCTTAGTGGCGCGCCACCCCACGCTGGCCGAGGGCTGCCGCGGCTGGGGTCTGCTGCAGGGTTTGGTGCTGAGGCCCGATGGCCCCGCCGCCATCGATGTGGTGAAAGCAGCAATGGCTGAAGGGCTGCTGCTGGTGCCCGCCGGCACCAATGTGGTGCGCTTTGTGCCCCCCCTCACGATTCAGCCGCGCCACATCCGCGAGGCCGTGAAACGGCTGGAACGAGCCCTGATCGCGTGCCAGACCAAGACCCCTTCAGCGAGCTGATCGCGCCCTTCAGCCGCCGAGGCGTTGACCTCGGCCTGGAGCGGCTGCAGGCCGCGCTCGCTGAGATGGGCCATCCGGAGCGTCGCTTTGCCGCGGTGCAGGTGGCCGGCACCAACGGCAAGGGGTCGATCAGCACGATGTTGAATGCCATCGCCGGCGCCGCGGGCATCCGCTGCGGCCTCTACACCTCACCCCATCTGCTCAGCTGGTGCGAACGCATCCGGTTGCCAAACGGTCTGATTGCGGAGGCAGCCCTCAAGGATCTGCTGCAAGAGCTGCAGCCCCTGGCGCTGCGGCACAACCTCACCCCCTTCGAGCTGGTCACCGCCGCGGCCATGCAGGCCTTCGCCAATGCAGGTGTGGAGCTGGCGGTGCTGGAGGTGGGGCTGGGGGGCCGGCTCGATGCCACCACGGTGCATCCCGATCGCCAGGTGCTGGCCTTCGCCAGCATCGGGCTCGACCACACCGAACATCTGGGCCCCACCATCGGCGCCATTGCCGTTGAGAAAGCGGGAGTGCTGCATCGCGGCGCGACCGCCGTGAGCGGCCCGCAACCGCCGGAGGCCGCGGCGGTGCTGCGCCAGCAAGCCAGCCAACAGAACTGCTCGCTCCGCTGGGTGCAACCACTCCCGAGCGCCGCGGAGGGCGGCCCGTTGCTGGGCCTGCGTGGGGATCTGCAGCGTCTCAACGCCGCCGTGGCCTGTGGCGCAGCCGAGGCTCTAGCGGAACGCGGTTGGCCCATCAACACCGCCGCCATCCGGGCAGGGCTGCAGCAGGCCCGTTGGCCCGGCCGGCTGGAGCATCGCCAGTTCCAGGGGCATCCGTTGCTGGTGGATGGCGCCCACAACCCACCGGCCGCTGCCGCCCTGCGGCAGGAGCTGGATCAACGCACCCATGAGCAGGGCCTGCCGCGGCGCTGGCTGATCGGCATGCAGCGCCACAAGGATGCGCCGCAATTGCTGCAGAGCCTGGTGCCGGAAGGAGATCTGGTGCGCGTGGTGGCCTTGCCGGCGGAGCACAACAGCTGGAGTACCGCAGAGCTCCAGGCCGCCTCAGGCCTTCCCCTGGAGACAGGCGCCATCGATCTCGCTACCAACCTGGCCTGGCTGGTGGACTCTCCCGCCCTGCCGGTGGCGTGCGGCTCCCTCTATCTGGTAGCGGAGCTCCTGCCCCTGCTTCAGGCGACAGACTGAACGCAGACGCCTGCGCCGCCATGCTGATCCGCCGCCTTACGGCCCTTGTGGCCAGCCTCTGGCTGCTGGTGGCCGCGCTGCCGGCCATGGCGCTCGACACCAGCGCGGGCGTGGGCTTGCAGGATCGGGCCCTGTTCCAGGACACCGTGGACTACACGCTCACCAACCAGAGCGGCAAGAGTTTCGCCGGTCAGCAACTGGTGAACACCTCCTTTGCCGGGGCTGTGGGCAAAGGTGCCAACTTCGCTGGCGCCAACCTTCACGGCGCGATCTTCACGCAAGGGGCCTTCCCTGAAGCCGATTTCAGCGGCGCTGACCTCAGCGATGTGCTGATGGACCGCACCGACATGAGCCACACCAACCTGCGCAATGCCGTACTGGTGGGGGTGATTGCCGCGGGCGCCAGCTTCAGCGGCGCGGATGTGACCGGCGCTGACTTCAGCGACGCGCTGATCGATCGCGCCGATCAGCGGCAGCTCTGTGCCAAGGCCAGCGGCACCAACCCCAGCACCGGCGCCGACACGCGCGCCAGCCTGGGCTGCTGAGGCGAACGCGCTTCAGCGCTCCAGCCAGCCGCGCAGCTTGCCGGGGTTGAGCAGCCCCGCGGGGTCATAGCTGGCCTTGGCCGCCACCTGGGCCGCATCCACGCCACCCAATCCACCGTCTTCGACGGTGATCGCATGGGGATTGAACAGCAGGCAGCCCAGGTCGCAGGCGTGGCGAATCAGGTCGTCCAGCGCCTCACGGCCCCGCCAGCGCACCAGGGGCAGGCAGGCCAAGCGCTGCTGACCCTGGGCCCGTACAGCCTCCAAGTGCCAGAGCACCTCATCACCCCAGCGCTGGCGCAGGGCGGCCAGGGCCGGCTGCTCCGGTTGAGGCAACAGCAGCTGCAGGTAGGTGAAGCTCGGATCGTGGGCACGCGCATGCAGCGTGGTGTGGTTCCAGCAGAGCTCCCGCAGGGGGATGCCACGGCTCTGGCCTTGGAGCTCCTCCCACACCAGCTGGCCTCCCCAACGGGGCAACAGCGCATCAAGGGCTAAGCGTGCATCCGGCGCAGCCAGCACCAGCAACCGATGGCCATCCGCCTCCGCTGGTGGGCAGCCCTTCGGCCAGGGCATCCATTGGGCCACGCCGGCTTCCAAAGCGCAGAGGGCGTTGAGCTGCAACGCCGTGGCCGGCAACTGCTGAGCCGCCACCAGGGCCTGGTCCCAACTGGGGAACTCCAGCACCCACTGCTGCCAGGGCACCGCCTCGGCGCTGGCCATGGTGATGCTGGTGATGATGCCGTTGCAGCCATAGGCATGGTTGATGGCCTGGGCGTCGGCTGCTCCCAGCTGCAGGCGCCGCGGTGTGGGTTCGAGCGTGATGATCTCGAGGCCGAGCAGGTGGCCGGGATCGCGCAGGAAGCCCCAGCGCAGCGAGCCGATCCCACTCGATCCCCCCGCCAGATAACCAGCCAGGCTGGCCGTGCGCACGGTGCTCGGCAGCAGGCGCAACTCACGGCCGCGGGCCTGCAACTGCTGCTCCAGATCCGCTAGCAAAATCCCCGGCTCCGCCGTGAACACGCCGCTGCTCGGATCGAGCTGCTGCAAACGGTTCATGCCGCTGAGTTCGAGCACCAGGCCCCCAGCCAACGGTGTGGCCTGGCCGTAGTTGCCGGTGCCAGCGCCCCGCAGGGTGAGGCTGACGCCATGGCGCACGCAGGCCGCCGCCACGGCCAGCACCTGATCCGCGCTCTCAGCCCGCACCCCCAACTGAGCTCGCAACCCCTGCAGCAGCGGCTGCAGCACCGGCGAATACACAAAGGCATCTGCCGCCAGCTGCTCCAGTTCCCCGCTGCTGCGCAACGGCATCAGGCCAGCAGCGCGCAGGTCCGCAGCCAGGGCCTCGAGCTGCTCGGCCTGGGCCGGCGCCGGCAACGGATGCGGCAGGGCACTGGGCAGCAGCGAAGCCATGCAGAGGGTCAGAGCGGGGCTAGATCGTCCAGCCTGGCAAGGGCAGGCGCCTGCTGTTCGGTGGGTGGGCTCGATAGCCACTGACCGCTGCGCAACACCCGCCGCTGGGGCGGACGCGCCAGCAGCTCGCTCCAGCTGGTGGCGCCGGTGATCAGCAGATCCGCCGGAGCACCTCGCCGCAGGATCCCGTCCCAGGCCAGGCCGAGCATCCGCGCTGGAGCCGTGGTGAACGGGGTCAGCCCCTGGCGCTGCCAGGGAGGGGCATGGCACACGCGGCTGGCCAGGCGCAGCAACTCAAGCGGATCCCCATCACTGCCGGGATCCCAGGGGTCCTGGATGTTGTCGCCGCCGATGGCCACCGTCACACCGGCCCGCTGCAGCTGGCGCACCGGCGCGAGAGGCCGCTGGGCCAGGTCGTGATCGCCGCTGCGGCCCAGCAGCCAGAGGTTGGTGGTGGGCAGCGCCACCACCTCCACGGCGCATCGGGCCAGGCGATCGGCCAGGCGCTGCTGGGCCGGCAGTGGCATCAAGCCGATGCTGCTGGCATGGCTGCAGGTGATCGACACCTGCGGGCGCGAGCGCTCCAGCTGCTCCAGCAGCAGTTGCACACCCACACCAGGCGATTCGCCGCTTTCATCCACGTGCAGATCGATGCCGCAGCCCAGGGCATCGGCCAGCTGCAGCATCCCCTGAAGTGCCTGGCGATCCTGGCGCACCCGTGGATAAGGAGGCCCCAGCACGCCTCCCAACAACCCACCAGCTGCCGCCACCCGCTCGGCCAAATCACGGCCCTCAGCGGTGCTCCAGTGGCTGATGGGCACCAGCGCCACCAGTTGGAGCTCCACACGGCCGCGCCAGCGCTGTTGGCACTCCAGCAAAGCGTCCCAACTGGGGACGGCGCCCGGGCCACCACTATCGATGTGGCTGCGGATGGCGCGCAAGCCATAGCGCCAGGCCTGATCAAGGGCCCGCTCCGCCCGCACCTGCACCTGCTCAACGCTGCGCTGCTCCCCCTCCTGCAGGTTCACGCGGAGGGCACCGGCCATCTGACCGCTGCGGTTGGGGTATTGCCCCCAGGTGAAGGCCTTATCGAGGTGGGCGTGGGGCTCCACGAAGGGGGTGAGCGCCAGGGGCAACCCCACAGCTGCCTTCAGCGGGTGAATGGCCGCAATCCGGCCCGCCTCCAGCTCCAGCTGCACCGGCACCAGGCCATCGGCATCGCCGCAGGGCAGATCGTGCTGGCAGGGATCCAGCAACGCTCGGGGCAGCTGCAAGCTCAGGCGGGCGGAGCCAGAGCGATCAGGCTTCATCAGCGCTGGCCTGGAGCATCACCAGTTGACCCGCCACCCCCAAGGTGAGGATCCGATACCGGGGCAGGCGAAGCCCGGGCAGCAGGGTCTGGCCGCCGATCTCCGTGTTGTAAAGGCTGAAGACACCGGCATTGATGCGCCGGCTGCCCTGCAGGGCTAATCGTCCGAGCACAGCCCGCTGCCCCTGCACCAGCTCCGAACAGTTCTGAATCAGCAGTCTCGCCACCATCGGCAGTCCGCCCTGATC includes:
- a CDS encoding folylpolyglutamate synthase/dihydrofolate synthase family protein; translated protein: MPDQDPFSELIAPFSRRGVDLGLERLQAALAEMGHPERRFAAVQVAGTNGKGSISTMLNAIAGAAGIRCGLYTSPHLLSWCERIRLPNGLIAEAALKDLLQELQPLALRHNLTPFELVTAAAMQAFANAGVELAVLEVGLGGRLDATTVHPDRQVLAFASIGLDHTEHLGPTIGAIAVEKAGVLHRGATAVSGPQPPEAAAVLRQQASQQNCSLRWVQPLPSAAEGGPLLGLRGDLQRLNAAVACGAAEALAERGWPINTAAIRAGLQQARWPGRLEHRQFQGHPLLVDGAHNPPAAAALRQELDQRTHEQGLPRRWLIGMQRHKDAPQLLQSLVPEGDLVRVVALPAEHNSWSTAELQAASGLPLETGAIDLATNLAWLVDSPALPVACGSLYLVAELLPLLQATD
- a CDS encoding aspartate aminotransferase family protein, which encodes MTPPPRISPATSAVMQTYGRFPLELVRGRGVWVWDSQGRRYLDGVAGIAVCTLGHSSAVMRRALGRQLRKLQHVSNLYRIPEQEQLAAWITANSCADAVFFCNSGAEANEGAIKLARKHGHQVRGIGQEAGGPLILTAQASFHGRTLAAVTATGQPKYHQGFEPMVQGFRYFPYNDTAAFEALLAECERNGPRVAAVMLEPLQGEGGVNPGNQAFFRRVRELCDQHNILLIFDEVQVGVGRTGRLWGYQKLGVEPDAFTLAKGLGGGFPIGALCVKAAADHLKAGEHASTFGGNPMACRAGLTVAEELVRRNLPAHAEAMGQLLQEQLAGLVARHPTLAEGCRGWGLLQGLVLRPDGPAAIDVVKAAMAEGLLLVPAGTNVVRFVPPLTIQPRHIREAVKRLERALIACQTKTPSAS
- the yidD gene encoding membrane protein insertion efficiency factor YidD, producing MPPMNQLLQRLLLALIGFYRLFISPLLGPPRCRFIPSCSAYGLEAIERHGPWRGSWLTLRRLLRCHPFTPCGCDPVPD
- the trpC gene encoding indole-3-glycerol phosphate synthase TrpC; the protein is MEIRRRPPNPKVKVAHLEYAIPHEESEPRNILEKIVWEKDREVTSARDRVSLEQLKKQVAELPPTRDFLAALKAACRKPAVIAEVKKASPSKGVIREDFDPEAIAQGYAAGGASCLSVLTDKQFFQGGFEVLVQVRQVVDLPLLCKDFILTPYQLYQARAAGADAALLIAAILTDQDMAYLLKVARSLGLTVLVEVHDAAELERVLALDGVQLIGINNRNLASFETDLATTEQLTERYGDQIRAKGCLLVSESGLFSRDDLDRVQSAGADAVLVGESLMRQPDVTAALETLIAG
- the rpsD gene encoding 30S ribosomal protein S4, translated to MSRYRGPRLRITRRLGDLPGLTRKSAKRSYPPGQHGQARRKRSEYAIRLEEKQKLRFNYGISERQLVRYVKKARAQEGSTGTNLLKLLENRLDNVCFRLGFGPTVPGARQLVNHGHVTVNGRVVDIPSYQCKAGDVVAIRERKQSKKLAEGNLEFPGLANIPPHLELDKNKLTAKVISKCEREWVALEINELLVVEFYSRKV
- the murA gene encoding UDP-N-acetylglucosamine 1-carboxyvinyltransferase codes for the protein MTVTAVPSQQILNPQLEIAGNRRLSGELRVSGAKNSALVLMAASLLTEDQLRLRNVPPLTDIQGMGDILSSLGVKVRRNGESLEMNGSGLSQSAPPYELVNSLRASFFCIGPLLARLGIARVPLPGGCQIGTRPVVEHVKGLKALGAQVTIEHGVVSAVVPGRGHRLKGGRIHLDCPSVGATETLMMAAALAEGETVIENAALEPEVVDLAGLLLAMGAKVRGAGTPTITIVGVERLHGADYAVIPDRIEAGTFLLAAAITRSTLTVGPVITDHLRAVLTKLEEAGCKLNIDGTLVTISADEIRAVDLRTQPFPGFPTDLQAPFMSLLATAQGTSVITENIFENRMQHVAELQRMGAAIRVQGSTAFVEGVARLSGAPVQGSDLRASAAMVLAGLAAEGITSVQGLEYLDRGYADFEGKLNRVGASIRRVG
- the lpdA gene encoding dihydrolipoyl dehydrogenase yields the protein MSDGSFDFDVIVIGAGYGGFDAAKHAAEHGLRTAIIESRDMGGTCVNRGCVPSKALLAASGRVRELADAEHLKGFGIHAAPVRFERQKIADHANQLVATIRGNLTKTLERAGVTIIRGAGRLEGPQKVGVREINGVDRVLSGRDVIIATGSDPFVPPGIETDGRTVFTSDEAVSLEWLPRWLAIIGSGYIGLEFADVYTALGCEVTMIEALDRVMPTFDPDIAKIAARNLIDGRDIDARSGVLAKSIKPGAPVQIELVDMQTKEPVETLEVDAVLVATGRVPSSKGLNLEACGIETNRGFIPVDDAMRVLVNGAPVPHLWAVGDVTGKMMLAHTAAAQGTVAVDNILGHPRQIDYRSIPAATFTHPEISSVGLSEADAKELAAKEGFELGSVRSYFKANSKALAELESDGLMKLLFNKSTGEVLGAHIYGLHAADLIQEIANAVARRQSVKQLVTEVHTHPTLSEVVEVAYKQAAMAVGA
- a CDS encoding pentapeptide repeat-containing protein, which produces MLIRRLTALVASLWLLVAALPAMALDTSAGVGLQDRALFQDTVDYTLTNQSGKSFAGQQLVNTSFAGAVGKGANFAGANLHGAIFTQGAFPEADFSGADLSDVLMDRTDMSHTNLRNAVLVGVIAAGASFSGADVTGADFSDALIDRADQRQLCAKASGTNPSTGADTRASLGC
- a CDS encoding RNA methyltransferase, giving the protein MELITSRRNPLVGRLRALHQPKGRREQGLLLLEGTHQLQELLRLGLQPEQLLATPAWIERHGALLADQDLPLQPVGEEVMEAVATTDHPDGVVATLARQALPVARGDGAFVLALDQLQDPGNLGTLLRTALAAGVDEVWLGGGADPLQPKVLRASAGAALALPLLRLSDRSELLPLLERAVAAGRQLAATLVQPGVQPYWQLDWTRPTVLLLGNEGAGLHPQLAALATHRITIPHSAAVESLNVAVAAAPLLLERWRQQGG